In one window of Helianthus annuus cultivar XRQ/B chromosome 17, HanXRQr2.0-SUNRISE, whole genome shotgun sequence DNA:
- the LOC110921469 gene encoding E3 ubiquitin-protein ligase RGLG2, with product MGGSSSREERARYRHSSSSLFQSSSSFSGNQLSSYPPQPSYSFPAQGDLNYNYPVQDDAISSAYGSQPYRPQKKFEKRYSTIADSYTSLEQVTEALARAGLESSNLIVGIDFTKSNEWTGSRSFHRKSLHHIGDGFNPYEQAISIIGKTLAAFDEDNLIPCYGFGDASTHDQDVFSFYPEDRFCNGFEDVLSRYREIVPNLILSGPTSFAPVIEQAMTIVEQSGGQYHVLLIIADGQVTRSVDTERGQLSPQEQKTVDAIVEASKLPLSIVLVGVGDGPWDMMKEFDDNIPDRDFDNFQFVNFTEIMSKNVPLIRKETEFALSALMEIPSQYKATIELNLLGSRKGNSPQRVALPPPIRAPFSYSSPKPSHSTSFQKGSQSYYGHTSPVHSVPVYPHSQSIPDHTSAAISKSTYDNQLCPICLTNVKNMAFGCGHQTCYECGETLELCPICRSSIQTRIKLY from the exons ATGGGAGGCAGTAGTTCAAGGGAAGAAAGGGCGAGATATAGGCATTCGTCGTCATCGTTGTTTCAATCGAGTTCATCGTTTTCTGGAAATCAGTTATCCAGTTATCCGCCTCAACCGTCTTATTCGTTTCCGGCACAAGGAGATTTGAATTATAATTATCCTGTTCAGGATGATGCTATTAGTTCTGCATATGGATCTCAACCTTATAGGCCACAGAAGAAGTTTGAGAAGAGGTATTCAACAATTGCAGATAGTTACACTTCTTTAGAACAG GTGACTGAGGCGCTTGCACGTGCGGGGCTCGAGTCTTCTAACCTCATTGTTGGCATTGATTTCACTAAGAGCAATGAATGGACAG GTTCAAGATCTTTCCATAGGAAAAGCTTGCATCATATTGGAGATGGTTTTAATCCCTATGAACAGGCTATATCTATCATTGGGAAAACATTAGCAGCTTTTGATGAGGATAATTTGATTCCATGTTATGGGTTTGGAGATG CATCAACACATGATCAAGATGTATTCAGCTTTTATCCCGAAGATAGATTCTGTAACGGATTTGAGGATGTCCTAAGTAGATACAGAGAAATTGTCCCGAATCTAATTCTTTCAG GACCAACATCGTTTGCCCCAGTCATTGAACAGGCTATGACAATTGTTGAACAAAGTGGGGGCCAATATCATGTGCTATTAATAATCGCCGATGGGCAG GTAACAAGAAGTGTGGATACTGAGCGCGGTCAGTTAAGTCCACAAGAACAAAAAACAGTAGATGCCATAGTTGAAGCAAG CAAGCTTCCACTCTCTATCGTATTAGTTGGGGTTGGAGACGGGCCTTGGGACATGATGAAAGAATTCGACGATAACATCCCTGATCGCGACTTTGATAATTTCCAG TTTGTCAATTTCACAGAAATCATGTCAAAGAATGTACCTTTAATTCGAAAAGAGACCGAATTTGCTCTTTCAGCATTGATGGAAATCCCTTCTCAATATAAAGCAACGATTGAACTTAATTTACTAGG tAGTAGGAAAGGAAATTCTCCCCAAAGGGTTGCCCTTCCTCCTCCAATTCGTGCACCATTCTCCTATAGCAGCCCGAAACCGTCACATTCTACCAGTTTTCAAAAGGGTTCACAGTCTTATTATGGCCATACCAGTCCTGTTCATTCTGTTCCGGTTTATCCCCATAGTCAAAGTATTCCAGATCACACATCAGCAGCAATTTCAAAATCTACATATGACAACCAG CTATGCCCCATTTGCCTTACTAACGTCAAAAACATGGCCTTTGGTTGTGGACATCAG ACGTGTTATGAGTGCGGAGAAACACTTGAGCTATGCCCGATTTGCCGGAGTTCAATCCAAACTAGAATAAAGCTTTACTAA